One genomic region from Spirulina subsalsa PCC 9445 encodes:
- a CDS encoding pentapeptide repeat-containing protein, with product MDVHELLTRYKNGERDFSGVNLMGVDLSGTKLEGINLAGAYLGAANFKRANLSRANLNGAFLYRVDFSWAKVTQADLCRADLTKANLSGAYFVKSLLKEAKLSGATLSYVNLQLAHLQGVNLCGANLQGINFRWANLSDVNFSWANLSGARLSGANFRGAILNGVKLSAAYMNAVDLQGVDLDGVDLSGAKLSGANLSEANLTVANLSEAQLRAAILTKAKLHGATLRQANLRKAELAEADLSKADLQGALLSEVNLTGANLNQANLTATNLTRATLRDAYLWGVDLTGALLEGTNLTGANLRGSIFEDTQQQQAIFGQTTMPDGQLRG from the coding sequence ATGGACGTTCATGAACTACTCACCCGCTACAAGAACGGAGAACGAGATTTCTCAGGCGTTAACTTAATGGGTGTTGATTTATCTGGCACCAAGTTAGAGGGGATTAATCTAGCAGGAGCCTACTTAGGAGCCGCCAACTTCAAACGAGCCAATTTAAGCCGAGCTAATTTAAATGGCGCTTTTTTATATCGGGTAGACTTCAGTTGGGCGAAAGTAACACAGGCGGATTTGTGCCGGGCTGATTTAACAAAAGCCAATTTATCTGGGGCTTATTTCGTCAAATCCTTACTCAAAGAGGCAAAATTAAGCGGCGCTACACTGAGCTATGTCAATTTACAGTTAGCCCACTTACAAGGCGTTAACTTGTGTGGAGCTAATTTACAGGGCATTAATTTCCGTTGGGCGAATTTGTCAGATGTGAATTTTAGTTGGGCAAACCTATCCGGCGCTCGTTTGAGTGGGGCTAATTTTCGCGGAGCCATCCTCAACGGGGTGAAACTGAGTGCAGCTTATATGAATGCAGTGGATCTCCAAGGGGTTGATTTAGATGGGGTGGATCTTAGCGGAGCTAAACTGAGTGGGGCCAATTTGAGCGAGGCCAACTTAACCGTGGCGAATTTGAGCGAGGCACAGTTGAGAGCAGCGATTCTGACAAAGGCCAAACTCCACGGGGCGACCTTACGGCAAGCTAATTTACGCAAGGCTGAACTGGCTGAGGCTGATTTAAGTAAAGCCGATTTGCAAGGAGCGCTGTTGTCTGAGGTTAATTTAACCGGAGCCAATTTAAATCAAGCCAATTTGACGGCGACTAATTTAACACGGGCTACCCTGCGGGATGCCTACTTGTGGGGGGTAGATTTAACGGGAGCCCTGTTGGAGGGAACAAATTTAACCGGGGCAAACTTACGGGGGAGCATTTTTGAGGATACCCAACAACAACAAGCGATTTTTGGACAAACTACTATGCCAGATGGACAGTTGAGGGGTTAA
- the pdxA gene encoding 4-hydroxythreonine-4-phosphate dehydrogenase PdxA, translated as MISSSSCRPALAVTMGDPASIGPEVVLKALTDPSLTEKCTITLVGSRRLFQQAYQQLRGLGLETIANPEAFPMIDLSVAETQIEQGVGSAASGKASFIYLKEAIAQTLTGRFQGIVTAPIAKSLWQAAGYNYPGQTEVLAQGAGVDRYGMLFVARSPYTQWQLITLLATTHIPLRHVPDALTPELLSEKLDLLIHCLQTDFGIHAPKIVISGLNPHSGEQGKLGTEERDILIPWLEQERLKYPNLSLIGLVPPDTLWIHPAKAWYGHVDKTNLEFNIPQQNTLLADGYLALYHDQGLIPVKLMAFEQAINTTIGLPFIRTSPDHGTAFDIAGKGIANAASMKAAIELAAELATFRQLSNF; from the coding sequence ATGATCTCATCTTCCTCATGCCGTCCTGCCTTAGCCGTTACTATGGGGGATCCGGCCAGTATTGGACCCGAGGTAGTGCTAAAAGCCCTCACAGACCCCTCCTTAACGGAAAAATGTACAATCACCCTTGTGGGGAGTCGTCGGCTGTTTCAGCAGGCTTATCAGCAGTTGCGAGGCTTGGGACTGGAAACCATTGCCAATCCTGAAGCATTTCCGATGATTGATTTATCTGTGGCGGAGACTCAGATTGAACAGGGGGTGGGGAGTGCAGCGAGTGGGAAAGCGAGTTTTATTTATTTAAAAGAGGCGATCGCCCAGACTCTCACCGGACGCTTTCAAGGCATCGTCACAGCCCCCATTGCGAAATCCCTCTGGCAAGCCGCAGGCTATAATTATCCCGGACAAACCGAGGTTTTAGCCCAAGGTGCAGGGGTGGATCGCTATGGGATGTTATTTGTAGCGCGATCGCCTTATACTCAATGGCAACTGATCACCCTCCTAGCCACCACCCACATTCCCCTCCGTCACGTTCCCGACGCCCTCACCCCAGAATTACTCAGCGAAAAACTCGATTTACTCATCCACTGTTTACAAACAGACTTCGGCATTCATGCCCCTAAAATTGTCATTTCTGGTTTAAATCCCCACAGTGGCGAACAGGGAAAACTCGGCACAGAAGAACGGGATATTTTAATCCCTTGGTTAGAACAAGAACGGCTCAAATATCCTAACCTTTCCCTGATTGGCTTAGTCCCACCCGATACCCTGTGGATTCATCCCGCAAAAGCTTGGTACGGTCATGTAGATAAGACCAATCTAGAGTTCAACATCCCTCAACAAAACACCCTGTTAGCAGACGGCTACTTAGCATTGTATCATGATCAAGGGTTAATTCCCGTTAAACTAATGGCTTTTGAACAAGCCATTAATACAACCATTGGTTTACCCTTTATTCGCACCTCCCCCGATCATGGAACGGCCTTTGACATTGCCGGAAAAGGAATCGCTAATGCAGCCAGCATGAAAGCCGCCATTGAATTAGCGGCTGAATTAGCTACGTTTAGGCAATTGAGTAATTTTTAA
- a CDS encoding cysteine desulfurase family protein: MQIYLDYSATTPQRPEVTARIQEVLQQEWGNPSSLHAWGQRAATVMETARLQVAQLINAPNPEGIFFTSGGTEADNWAIFGVTQQYRTPQHLIISSVEHSAIAEPARILEQQGWQVTRLPVNRQGRVNPLDLKAALKPNTVLVSIIYGQSEVGTLQPIETLAQMARCHGVLFHTDAVQVAGRLPLDVQQLGVDLLSLSGHKLYGPQGSGALYVREGVQLAPMIYGGGQEQRLRSGTQAVPTIAGFGVAAEWALGEMVTETPRLRELRDRLFDQLACCPYLIPTGDRLHRLPHHVSLCLTQGEITGKTLVRQLNLAGIGISAGSACHSGKLSPSPILKAMGYSDQEALAGIRFTLGRETTLEDIDWTAMVLKQVLDRLLPKFALSGC; this comes from the coding sequence ATGCAAATTTATCTGGATTACAGCGCGACAACACCGCAACGTCCTGAAGTGACTGCCCGTATCCAAGAAGTCCTTCAGCAAGAATGGGGCAATCCTTCGAGTCTTCATGCTTGGGGTCAACGGGCGGCTACGGTGATGGAAACAGCCCGGTTACAGGTGGCTCAATTGATTAATGCTCCGAATCCCGAGGGCATTTTCTTCACCTCGGGGGGGACAGAAGCAGATAACTGGGCGATTTTCGGGGTGACACAACAATACCGGACTCCCCAGCATTTAATTATTTCCTCGGTGGAACATTCGGCGATCGCAGAACCCGCCCGAATTCTAGAACAACAAGGTTGGCAAGTCACCCGTCTCCCCGTCAATCGCCAAGGAAGGGTTAACCCCCTTGACCTCAAGGCCGCCTTAAAACCCAATACCGTCCTAGTGTCTATTATTTACGGTCAGAGTGAAGTCGGCACCCTGCAACCCATTGAAACTTTAGCCCAAATGGCTCGATGTCACGGGGTATTATTCCACACCGACGCGGTACAAGTGGCGGGGAGACTACCCCTTGATGTGCAGCAGTTGGGGGTGGATTTACTGTCCCTCTCGGGTCATAAACTCTATGGACCCCAAGGATCTGGGGCTTTGTATGTTCGGGAGGGGGTGCAACTGGCCCCGATGATTTATGGGGGAGGACAGGAACAACGTTTAAGATCGGGTACTCAAGCGGTGCCAACTATTGCCGGGTTTGGGGTGGCGGCTGAGTGGGCGCTGGGGGAAATGGTGACGGAAACCCCTCGTCTACGAGAACTGCGCGATCGCCTATTTGATCAATTGGCTTGTTGTCCCTACCTCATCCCCACCGGAGATCGGTTACATCGTCTCCCCCATCATGTTAGTCTCTGTTTAACCCAAGGGGAGATCACCGGAAAAACCCTCGTCCGACAATTAAACCTCGCAGGCATTGGCATCAGCGCCGGATCGGCCTGCCATAGTGGCAAATTAAGCCCCAGTCCCATTCTCAAAGCAATGGGCTATTCCGATCAAGAAGCTTTAGCCGGAATTCGGTTCACCTTGGGCAGAGAAACCACCCTAGAAGATATTGATTGGACGGCGATGGTTTTAAAACAAGTTTTAGACCGTTTGTTGCCGAAATTTGCCTTGTCAGGCTGTTAA
- a CDS encoding FAD-binding oxidoreductase produces MTLSFDWQAIHAELTGIETITDSQQLTKLSLDYYHFSPILQPQLADKRADLVVRPVNEAQVQQVAQVCVRHKIPLTVRGAGTGNYGQCIPLMGGIVLDTSRLDQILWIKDGVAAVEVGVKMAAFDKQARLQGWELRMYPSTYRTATLGGFIGGGSGGIGSINYGQLRDRGNVYSARVVTLEDHPQILTLRGDEVQSVNHAYGTNGIITQLEIPLAPAYPWAEVIVTFGDFLTAARFGQALSDGDGFVKKLVSVCADPIGSYFTALQGFIPPGQSCALLMVAESSLEPLQALVQDYGGTITYQKTAQEAQKGISLAEFTWNHTTLHARAVDPSLTYLQTFYFDLERVAAMYEHFGDEVMIHLEFLRVEGRAIAAGLQLVRYTTPERLGEIIEYHEAQGCAIANPHTYILEDGGRKVIDPLQLAFKEQVDPYGLLNPGKMRAWEEKFN; encoded by the coding sequence ATGACCCTCTCCTTCGACTGGCAAGCGATTCACGCAGAATTAACGGGTATTGAAACCATCACCGATTCCCAACAACTGACCAAACTTTCCCTAGACTACTACCACTTCAGCCCCATTTTGCAGCCTCAACTGGCTGATAAACGGGCGGATTTAGTGGTGCGTCCCGTGAATGAGGCACAAGTGCAACAAGTGGCTCAAGTCTGCGTGCGCCATAAAATCCCCCTAACGGTGCGGGGGGCTGGAACCGGGAATTATGGGCAATGTATCCCCCTCATGGGCGGGATAGTCTTAGATACCAGCCGCCTAGACCAAATTCTCTGGATTAAAGACGGGGTGGCGGCTGTGGAAGTGGGGGTTAAAATGGCGGCCTTTGATAAACAAGCCCGCTTACAAGGTTGGGAGTTGCGGATGTATCCCTCTACTTACCGCACGGCCACCCTCGGGGGGTTTATTGGAGGCGGAAGTGGGGGCATTGGGTCGATTAATTATGGACAACTGCGCGATCGCGGTAATGTCTACAGCGCCCGAGTTGTCACCCTCGAAGATCACCCCCAAATTCTCACCCTACGGGGAGATGAAGTACAATCTGTCAACCATGCCTATGGAACCAATGGCATTATCACCCAACTGGAAATTCCCCTCGCTCCCGCTTATCCTTGGGCGGAAGTCATTGTCACTTTTGGGGACTTTCTCACGGCCGCCCGGTTTGGTCAAGCCCTCAGTGATGGGGATGGTTTCGTGAAAAAGTTAGTCTCCGTTTGTGCGGACCCCATTGGGAGCTATTTCACCGCCCTACAAGGGTTTATTCCCCCCGGTCAGTCCTGTGCTTTATTAATGGTAGCGGAATCCTCCTTAGAACCCTTACAAGCTTTAGTCCAAGACTATGGCGGCACCATTACCTATCAGAAAACCGCCCAGGAAGCCCAAAAAGGCATCAGTTTAGCCGAATTCACCTGGAACCATACCACCCTCCACGCCCGCGCTGTTGACCCCTCCTTAACCTATTTACAGACCTTTTATTTCGATTTAGAGCGCGTCGCGGCGATGTATGAGCATTTTGGAGATGAGGTGATGATTCACTTAGAATTTTTACGGGTCGAAGGTCGCGCTATTGCGGCCGGATTACAATTAGTCCGCTATACCACCCCAGAGCGTCTAGGAGAGATTATTGAGTATCATGAGGCTCAAGGGTGTGCGATCGCCAATCCCCACACCTACATCCTCGAAGACGGCGGCCGCAAGGTGATTGACCCCCTACAACTTGCCTTTAAAGAACAAGTTGACCCCTACGGCTTACTCAATCCCGGTAAAATGCGCGCATGGGAAGAGAAATTTAACTAG
- the psb28 gene encoding photosystem II reaction center protein Psb28 — protein MSTKPTIEFLSGLPEELTDVRLRRGKTSGIRNVLMIFENLRALELVNSYTRQSKGALHLIDQEGEIQVTPSSLKIRFGGDDGDDLHGVECQFEIHEDDHWERFMRFMHRYAEANGMGYQDS, from the coding sequence ATGTCTACTAAACCCACCATTGAGTTTCTTTCTGGTCTTCCAGAAGAATTAACCGACGTGCGACTGCGCCGGGGGAAAACTTCGGGCATTCGCAACGTTTTGATGATCTTTGAAAATTTACGCGCCTTGGAATTAGTGAATAGTTACACTCGCCAATCGAAAGGGGCGTTGCATCTCATTGATCAAGAGGGGGAAATTCAAGTGACCCCTTCCTCCCTGAAAATCCGTTTTGGGGGAGATGACGGCGACGATTTGCATGGAGTAGAATGTCAATTTGAAATTCATGAAGATGACCATTGGGAACGGTTTATGCGCTTTATGCACCGTTACGCCGAAGCCAATGGCATGGGCTATCAAGATAGCTAA
- the rpoD gene encoding RNA polymerase sigma factor RpoD, translating to MTQANYDLATITQPQNEFEFLIDEGGVDAAVIKEELLNSEEPEKVKSTPSARRRDQTKKKPYTEDSIRVYLQEIGRIRLLRAEEEIELARQIAELLEFERVRDHLLDSLDREPTLEEWAQEVGMERPDFRRRLFLGRRAKDKMVQSNLRLVVSIAKKYMNRGLSFQDLIQEGSLGLIRAAEKFDHAKGYKFSTYATWWIRQAITRAIADQSRTIRLPVHLYETISRIKKTTKILSQEMGRKPTEEEIATRMEMTIEKLRFIAKSAQLPISLETPIGKEEDSRLGDFIEADGETPEDQVSKNLLREDLENVLDTLSPRERDVLRLRYGLDDGRMKTLEEIGQIFNVTRERIRQIEAKALRKLRHPNRNSILKEYIR from the coding sequence ATGACCCAGGCGAACTATGATCTCGCAACTATCACCCAGCCTCAGAATGAATTCGAGTTTCTGATTGACGAAGGCGGGGTTGATGCAGCAGTAATAAAAGAAGAACTGCTTAACTCAGAGGAACCCGAAAAGGTCAAAAGTACGCCCTCGGCACGTCGCCGAGATCAGACGAAGAAGAAACCTTACACTGAGGACTCGATTCGAGTTTATTTACAAGAAATTGGTCGTATTCGGCTGTTACGGGCAGAAGAAGAAATTGAACTCGCCCGTCAAATTGCGGAGTTACTGGAATTTGAGCGAGTTCGCGATCATCTATTGGATTCTTTAGACCGAGAACCGACCTTGGAAGAATGGGCGCAGGAAGTGGGTATGGAGCGCCCGGATTTCCGTCGTCGTCTCTTTTTAGGTCGTCGAGCCAAGGACAAAATGGTACAGTCGAACCTGCGTTTAGTGGTGTCGATTGCTAAAAAATATATGAATCGTGGCTTATCCTTCCAAGATTTAATTCAAGAAGGATCATTAGGTCTAATTCGGGCGGCCGAAAAATTTGACCACGCCAAAGGTTATAAATTTTCCACCTATGCGACTTGGTGGATTCGTCAAGCGATTACCCGGGCGATTGCCGACCAATCTCGCACCATTCGCCTCCCGGTTCATCTCTACGAAACCATTTCTCGCATCAAAAAAACTACAAAAATCCTTTCTCAAGAAATGGGACGCAAACCGACTGAGGAAGAGATTGCTACTCGCATGGAAATGACCATCGAGAAGTTGCGCTTTATCGCTAAATCTGCACAACTGCCGATTTCCTTAGAAACCCCCATTGGGAAAGAAGAGGATTCCCGTCTGGGGGATTTTATTGAGGCCGATGGGGAAACTCCCGAGGATCAAGTGTCTAAAAACCTGTTGCGGGAAGACCTAGAAAACGTCCTCGACACCCTCAGCCCTCGGGAACGGGATGTTTTACGTCTGCGCTATGGTTTAGATGATGGCCGCATGAAAACCCTTGAGGAAATTGGTCAAATCTTCAATGTCACCCGTGAGCGAATTCGGCAAATTGAAGCTAAAGCCCTGCGTAAGTTACGACATCCCAACCGGAACAGTATCTTGAAAGAGTATATCCGTTAA
- a CDS encoding DUF3531 family protein, which produces MNIQFREFNPFDLWIWLEFENIPSPLEQQYVEELFNSWFYLGKLGGFNAENLQVTETGVDISYMEYNSATAEAALMAPMHNMSDFEYTGTWGRCWLDLGTSDLIAVDVLINALTQLSREYLTLRQVIIGGVNEDWPVDRRSAAIFN; this is translated from the coding sequence ATGAACATACAATTTCGTGAATTCAATCCCTTTGATCTGTGGATTTGGCTAGAATTTGAGAATATTCCCTCCCCCCTAGAACAGCAATATGTTGAAGAATTGTTTAATTCTTGGTTCTATTTGGGCAAATTAGGAGGGTTCAATGCAGAAAATTTACAGGTAACAGAAACTGGAGTTGATATTAGTTACATGGAGTATAATTCGGCGACCGCAGAAGCCGCGCTGATGGCTCCCATGCACAATATGAGTGATTTTGAATATACCGGAACTTGGGGCCGTTGTTGGCTAGATTTAGGCACCAGTGATTTAATAGCGGTCGATGTTTTAATTAATGCTCTGACTCAACTGAGTCGAGAATATCTCACCCTGCGTCAGGTTATTATTGGGGGGGTGAATGAAGATTGGCCGGTGGATCGTCGCAGTGCAGCAATTTTTAATTAG
- a CDS encoding GAF domain-containing protein translates to MVHFTSPDEHERLQVLYRYQILDTPPEAVFDRITALATRILNVPIALISLVERDRIFFKSRQGIDTPEVDREGSWCGQAMFAQGVYWVADLLEHPLWSNHSFVREKQLRFYAASPLCTTTGHRLGTLCVMDYHPHPLDGEKSAILAALGELVVEQMDLRLATRRLVTTEKALKHSESRFRQFVEQAADVFLIYDEMGFVLDTNQAACDFLGYSREELLRLPMHLITSHWHPQQYGTALLTGQVYRQMDHYRCKDGTLMPVEVRLGWIEIDEQRWIHAIARDIRDRLIVERKLKQQADRQRLSYSLTQSLRRTLHLDDILLTTVAELCQLFSTDRVAIFRFLNPHQGQVVAESVVPPWLSIEGEYFTDLCIQQTFENLSQQEQILIQHPNIDQGNLSLCHLELLRQLQVKAYCVLPIFLAQELWGLLVVHHCTAPRQWEEWEIDLLLELANQLAIAIQHSQLYEKTQYQAQREQTIHQVVKAMRRSLNLDTIFSTVVNSLGDLLFVDRVIIVEYRAEEKVWIHVAEYRKTSELASSIGDTIEDENNPIAERLKALKIVKIDDTMDLHDPINYNLSQNFGGAWLLIPLSYDNQLWGSLTLMRSPQRLQAWSPHEIKVAQEIADHLAIAIEQSCLYHQLEKANQELSQLACLDGLTGVANRRQFDEYFCLQWNRGEQEAIPLSLILVDIDFFKPYNDTYGHQAGDDALRQVAQALTHSVSQNSDLVARYGGEEFALILPNTPLEQAQKIAENIQAQVAALQIPHSASLISPWITVSMGLATIIPQPHLSPQEFVTSVDCCLYQAKAKGRNCYQNMARENLPL, encoded by the coding sequence ATGGTTCATTTTACCTCGCCGGATGAGCATGAGCGTCTCCAGGTGTTGTATCGTTATCAGATTTTAGATACTCCCCCGGAAGCGGTTTTTGACCGCATTACTGCTTTGGCTACTCGCATTTTGAATGTGCCGATTGCTCTCATCAGTCTGGTGGAGCGCGATCGCATTTTTTTTAAATCCCGGCAAGGCATTGATACCCCAGAAGTAGACCGGGAGGGGAGTTGGTGCGGTCAGGCCATGTTTGCTCAGGGAGTCTACTGGGTAGCTGATTTGCTAGAACATCCCCTCTGGTCTAATCATTCCTTTGTCCGGGAGAAACAATTACGTTTTTATGCGGCCAGTCCCCTCTGTACGACCACAGGACACCGTTTAGGCACCCTCTGCGTCATGGATTATCATCCCCACCCTTTAGACGGGGAAAAAAGCGCCATTTTGGCCGCCTTGGGGGAATTGGTAGTGGAACAGATGGACTTACGATTAGCAACCCGTCGTTTAGTGACAACGGAAAAGGCGTTAAAGCATAGCGAGTCAAGATTTCGGCAGTTTGTGGAGCAAGCGGCCGATGTGTTCCTGATTTATGATGAAATGGGGTTCGTCTTAGACACCAATCAAGCCGCCTGTGATTTTCTCGGTTATAGTCGGGAGGAGTTATTACGCCTTCCCATGCACTTGATTACCTCCCATTGGCATCCCCAACAGTACGGAACCGCCTTGTTAACGGGTCAAGTGTACCGCCAGATGGATCATTATCGCTGCAAGGATGGCACTTTAATGCCTGTTGAGGTACGTTTAGGCTGGATTGAAATTGACGAACAGCGTTGGATTCATGCCATTGCTCGGGATATTCGCGATCGCCTCATTGTTGAACGAAAACTCAAGCAACAAGCGGACCGTCAACGTTTAAGTTACAGCCTCACCCAAAGTTTACGCCGTACTCTTCATTTAGATGACATATTGCTTACCACAGTAGCTGAACTTTGTCAACTGTTCTCCACCGATCGGGTGGCGATTTTTCGTTTCTTAAACCCCCATCAAGGGCAAGTCGTCGCGGAGTCCGTTGTACCCCCTTGGCTGTCCATTGAAGGGGAATATTTTACCGATCTTTGTATTCAACAAACCTTTGAGAACTTGTCTCAACAGGAACAAATTTTAATTCAACATCCCAACATTGATCAAGGAAACTTGAGTCTTTGTCATCTGGAGTTATTGCGCCAACTTCAAGTCAAAGCGTATTGTGTCCTCCCCATTTTTTTAGCTCAGGAATTATGGGGTTTGTTAGTGGTTCATCATTGTACAGCCCCTCGTCAGTGGGAGGAGTGGGAAATAGACTTATTATTAGAGTTAGCGAATCAATTAGCCATTGCCATTCAACACAGCCAACTCTATGAAAAAACTCAATATCAAGCCCAACGGGAACAAACCATTCATCAAGTCGTAAAGGCGATGCGTCGTTCCCTGAATTTAGATACAATTTTTTCAACAGTTGTCAATTCCCTAGGAGATTTACTCTTCGTGGATCGTGTGATTATCGTTGAATATCGGGCTGAGGAGAAAGTCTGGATTCACGTTGCTGAATACCGAAAAACGTCTGAACTTGCTTCTTCAATTGGGGATACAATTGAAGATGAAAATAACCCTATTGCAGAACGTTTAAAGGCATTAAAAATAGTCAAAATTGATGACACAATGGATCTCCATGATCCAATCAATTACAACCTAAGCCAAAATTTCGGGGGGGCTTGGTTACTAATTCCCCTCAGCTATGATAATCAGTTATGGGGAAGTTTAACTTTGATGCGTTCTCCCCAGAGATTGCAAGCCTGGAGTCCACACGAAATCAAAGTAGCTCAAGAAATTGCCGATCATTTAGCCATTGCAATTGAACAATCTTGTCTCTATCACCAACTGGAAAAAGCGAATCAGGAACTTAGTCAATTAGCCTGTCTGGATGGTTTAACAGGCGTGGCGAATCGTCGGCAATTTGATGAATACTTTTGTCTGCAATGGAATCGGGGAGAACAAGAGGCTATCCCCTTATCTTTAATCTTAGTAGATATTGACTTTTTTAAGCCCTATAATGATACCTATGGTCATCAAGCGGGAGATGATGCCCTAAGACAAGTTGCCCAAGCTTTAACCCATTCAGTGAGTCAAAATAGTGATCTAGTGGCACGTTATGGGGGAGAAGAATTTGCGCTAATTTTACCGAACACCCCCCTAGAACAAGCCCAAAAAATTGCTGAAAATATTCAAGCCCAAGTAGCCGCTTTACAGATTCCTCATAGTGCTTCTTTAATTAGTCCTTGGATAACAGTGAGTATGGGACTAGCTACGATTATTCCTCAGCCTCATCTGTCTCCTCAAGAATTTGTGACTTCTGTCGATTGTTGTTTGTATCAAGCGAAAGCTAAAGGTCGCAATTGTTATCAAAACATGGCGCGGGAAAACCTCCCCCTTTAG
- a CDS encoding PetM family cytochrome b6-f complex subunit 7 produces MTANDILFNAVVLSSTLILVGLSLGFLILKIQGKAAD; encoded by the coding sequence ATGACCGCTAACGACATTTTGTTTAACGCTGTTGTCCTATCTTCCACCCTGATTTTAGTGGGGTTATCTCTGGGATTTCTCATCCTGAAAATTCAAGGCAAAGCGGCTGATTAA
- a CDS encoding DUF7682 family zinc-binding protein: MARRKKQFPCGHKGYGQTCHRCAQKEEDRERKKREKKSWEATFAHDAIDLSELPKNVVIKARHIITSLQQQQDYRQFRGKRLRHDRFVISIPVTRNYRLICRDHGNLVIPEAVISHEDYNVCKPGS, translated from the coding sequence ATGGCTAGACGAAAGAAACAGTTTCCTTGCGGTCACAAAGGGTATGGTCAAACCTGCCATCGATGTGCGCAAAAAGAAGAAGATCGGGAACGGAAAAAGCGAGAAAAAAAATCGTGGGAGGCCACTTTTGCCCACGATGCCATTGACCTGAGTGAACTCCCTAAAAATGTGGTGATCAAAGCCAGACATATTATTACCAGCCTGCAACAACAGCAAGATTATCGCCAATTTCGCGGTAAACGACTGCGCCACGACCGTTTTGTAATTAGTATTCCTGTCACCCGAAATTATCGTCTGATCTGTCGAGATCATGGCAATTTAGTTATCCCAGAAGCGGTAATTTCCCATGAAGATTACAATGTTTGTAAACCCGGCAGTTAA
- a CDS encoding response regulator: protein MPEKLKIMVVDDEKDNLDLLYRTFRRTFKVLKVDSPAIALEMLTQDSDVVAVVSDQSMPEMSGIQLLSKIKHQYPRIVRILLTGYSDEQLVEAGEDLDSAEVFRCVSKPCQPETLQSVLQEAVEVYQDQM, encoded by the coding sequence ATGCCTGAAAAACTAAAAATTATGGTCGTGGATGATGAGAAGGACAATCTGGATCTGTTGTATCGTACCTTCCGACGGACTTTTAAGGTGTTGAAAGTGGATAGTCCGGCGATCGCACTAGAAATGCTCACTCAAGACAGTGACGTTGTGGCCGTGGTTTCCGATCAAAGTATGCCGGAAATGAGCGGCATCCAATTGTTAAGCAAAATTAAGCATCAATATCCTAGAATTGTGCGGATTTTACTGACGGGGTATTCCGATGAACAGTTAGTCGAAGCTGGGGAAGACTTGGACTCCGCCGAGGTCTTTCGTTGTGTTTCTAAACCTTGTCAACCGGAAACCCTCCAATCGGTTTTACAAGAAGCGGTGGAGGTTTATCAAGACCAAATGTAA